A single genomic interval of Lathyrus oleraceus cultivar Zhongwan6 chromosome 7, CAAS_Psat_ZW6_1.0, whole genome shotgun sequence harbors:
- the LOC127104082 gene encoding secreted RxLR effector protein 161-like, whose product MEDAKSIHTQMPTNGNLERNENGKDVDFKKYSGIIVSLLYLTESRLNIMFSMCMCVHYQSTLKESHLKVVRRILRYLHGTSKYGLWYSKGSDYNLVGYTDSGFFGCKSDRNNTSGIRHMFSNSLVSWHSKKQAFVALSTTEVYYVTAGSCCSQILWLKQQLLDFDIKL is encoded by the coding sequence ATGGAAGATGCAAAATCGATTCACACTCAAATGCCTACAAATGGAAACTTGGAAAGgaatgaaaatggtaaggatgttgaTTTCAAGAAGTATAGTGGTATAATTGTTTCTCTTCTATATCTTACTGAATCTAGGCTGAACATTATGTTTAGCATGTGTATGTGCGTTCATTATCAATCAACTCTTAAGGAATCTCATTTAAAAGTTGTAAGACGCATTCTTAGGTATCTTCATGGTACCTCTaagtatgggctttggtattctaAGGGAAGCGATTATAATTTGGTTGGTTATACCGATTCCGGTTTTTtcggttgcaaatcggataggaatAATACTAGTGGAATTCGTCACAtgttttcaaattccttagtaagttggcatagcaagaaacaagcTTTTGTTGCTTTGTCAACTACCGAGGTATACTACGTAACGGCCGGTAGTTGTTGTTCTCAAATTTTATGGCTCAAACAACAACtacttgattttgatattaaaCTATAA